A genome region from Geminicoccus roseus DSM 18922 includes the following:
- a CDS encoding FdhF/YdeP family oxidoreductase, translating into MTKYTVPGVGPYGGSAGGWGALQAVARALRSQMAVTTDLRALLRANQPNGFDCPGCAWPDPRHTSSFEFCENGAKAVSWEATGKRATPDFFARHPVAELWGWSDHKLEDQGRLTHPLAYDHGSDRFVPVGWDEAFGRIGRALRRLPSPDLAEFYTSGRTSNEAAFLYQLFVRAFGTNNFPDCSNMCHEATSVGLPESIGVGKGTVSLDDFEHCDTIFCIGHNPGTNHPRMLATLRAAARRGVPIVVLNPLKERGLERFTAPQSPVEMLTLGATRIASSYLQVKVGGDVAALQGMMKALLEADARERAEGGDGLLDRAFIAQHTTGFAVLADQLAGLAWEAVEQASGLPRARLREAAAIYAGASRAIVCYGMGITQHRHGTSSVQQIANLLLLRGNIGRKGAGICPLRGHSNVQGDRTVGITEAPAAEFLERLGREFGFTPPSARGHNAVEAVQAIGAGRSRAMVCLGGNLAVAMADPELVFAGMRRLDLAVHVATKLNRSHLLTAGETILLPCLGRTEIDLQETGAQAVTVEDSMSMVHASRGGLEPASPELRSEPAIIAGIAAATLPGCGIDWAWLIADYDRIRDRIEAVFPDFAGYNRRILEPGGFRLPVAAAERVWHTPTGKACFLPAPGDAQAPPVRDPQALLLTTIRSHDQYNTTIYGLDDRYRGITGRRDVVFMNAQDLAALGLVHGERIDLEAVDPAEAGARPPRVLSGMTAVAHDIAPGSAAAYYPEANILVALDDHDPRSGTPSYKSVPVRIRKAAAAAA; encoded by the coding sequence ATGACGAAATACACCGTGCCCGGCGTCGGCCCCTATGGCGGGTCGGCCGGGGGCTGGGGCGCCCTGCAGGCGGTGGCCCGGGCGCTGCGCAGCCAGATGGCGGTCACCACCGACCTCCGCGCCCTGCTGCGCGCCAACCAGCCGAACGGGTTCGACTGCCCGGGCTGCGCCTGGCCGGACCCCCGGCACACCTCGTCGTTCGAGTTCTGCGAGAACGGCGCCAAGGCGGTGTCCTGGGAGGCGACCGGCAAGCGGGCCACCCCGGACTTCTTCGCCCGCCACCCGGTCGCCGAGCTCTGGGGCTGGTCCGACCACAAGCTGGAGGACCAGGGCCGCCTGACCCACCCGCTGGCCTACGACCATGGCAGCGACCGGTTCGTGCCGGTCGGCTGGGACGAGGCGTTCGGGCGGATCGGCCGGGCGCTCCGGCGCCTGCCGAGCCCCGACCTGGCCGAGTTCTACACCTCGGGCCGCACCTCCAACGAGGCCGCCTTCCTCTACCAGCTGTTCGTGCGCGCGTTCGGCACCAACAATTTCCCCGACTGCTCGAACATGTGCCACGAGGCCACCAGCGTCGGGCTGCCGGAATCGATCGGCGTCGGCAAGGGCACGGTGTCCCTGGACGATTTCGAGCATTGCGACACGATCTTCTGCATCGGCCACAATCCCGGCACCAACCACCCCCGCATGCTGGCCACCCTGCGCGCCGCCGCCCGGCGCGGCGTGCCGATCGTCGTGCTCAACCCGCTCAAGGAACGCGGCCTGGAGCGGTTCACCGCGCCGCAGAGCCCGGTGGAGATGCTGACGCTCGGCGCCACGCGGATCGCCTCGTCCTACCTGCAGGTGAAGGTCGGCGGCGATGTGGCGGCGCTGCAGGGCATGATGAAGGCGCTGCTGGAAGCGGACGCGCGCGAGCGCGCCGAAGGCGGCGACGGCCTGCTGGATCGGGCCTTCATTGCCCAGCACACCACCGGCTTCGCCGTTCTGGCCGACCAGCTGGCCGGCCTTGCCTGGGAGGCGGTCGAGCAGGCTTCCGGCCTGCCGCGCGCCCGGCTACGGGAAGCCGCCGCGATCTATGCCGGGGCCAGCCGGGCGATCGTCTGCTACGGCATGGGCATCACCCAGCACCGCCACGGCACCTCCAGCGTCCAGCAGATCGCCAACCTCCTGCTGCTGCGCGGCAATATCGGCCGCAAGGGTGCCGGGATCTGCCCGCTGCGCGGCCATTCCAACGTCCAGGGCGACCGCACCGTCGGGATCACCGAGGCGCCGGCCGCCGAGTTTCTGGAGCGGCTGGGCCGCGAGTTCGGGTTCACCCCGCCCAGTGCGCGGGGCCACAATGCCGTCGAGGCGGTCCAGGCGATCGGCGCGGGACGCTCGCGGGCGATGGTCTGCCTGGGCGGCAACCTCGCGGTGGCGATGGCCGATCCGGAGCTTGTGTTCGCCGGGATGCGCCGGCTGGACCTGGCGGTCCATGTCGCCACCAAGCTCAACCGCTCGCACCTGCTGACCGCCGGCGAGACCATCCTCCTGCCCTGCCTCGGCCGCACCGAGATCGACCTGCAGGAGACCGGCGCGCAGGCGGTGACGGTCGAGGATTCCATGTCCATGGTGCATGCCTCGCGCGGCGGGCTGGAGCCGGCCTCGCCGGAGCTGCGCTCCGAGCCGGCCATCATCGCCGGGATCGCGGCGGCCACCCTGCCCGGCTGCGGGATCGACTGGGCGTGGCTGATCGCCGACTATGACCGGATCCGCGACCGGATCGAGGCGGTGTTCCCGGACTTCGCCGGCTACAACCGGCGCATCCTGGAGCCGGGCGGCTTCCGCCTGCCGGTCGCCGCCGCCGAGCGGGTCTGGCACACGCCCACCGGCAAGGCCTGCTTCCTGCCGGCCCCGGGCGACGCCCAGGCCCCGCCCGTCCGCGACCCGCAGGCGCTGCTCCTCACCACGATCCGCAGCCACGACCAGTACAACACCACCATCTACGGCCTGGACGACCGCTACCGCGGCATCACCGGGCGGCGGGACGTGGTGTTCATGAACGCGCAGGACCTGGCGGCGCTCGGGCTGGTTCATGGCGAGCGGATCGACCTGGAGGCGGTGGACCCGGCCGAAGCCGGCGCCCGGCCGCCACGGGTGCTGTCCGGGATGACCGCGGTCGCCCACGACATCGCGCCGGGCTCGGCCGCCGCCTACTACCCCGAGGCCAACATCCTGGTGGCGCTGGACGACCACGACCCGCGCAGCGGAACGCCGTCCTACAAGTCGGTGCCGGTGCGGATCCGCAAGGCAGCCGCCGCCGCGGCCTGA
- a CDS encoding Dps family protein — translation MTMDDARTRRMAPLQTPGGLGANAKADLSAALAGLLADMFALYLKTKNFHWHVSGPHFRDYHLMLDDQAAQILATTDAIAERGRKLGGATIRSIGHVGRLQRIADNDADFVTPADMLAELRSDNADMAARMRAMHTLCDEHGDVATASLLEPWIDEAEGRVWFLFEAGRRG, via the coding sequence ATGACCATGGACGATGCCAGGACCCGCCGGATGGCGCCGCTGCAGACCCCGGGCGGCCTTGGCGCCAATGCCAAAGCCGACCTTTCGGCGGCGCTGGCCGGCCTGCTCGCCGACATGTTCGCCCTCTACCTGAAGACCAAGAACTTCCACTGGCACGTGTCGGGGCCGCACTTTCGCGACTACCACCTGATGCTGGACGACCAGGCCGCCCAGATCCTGGCCACGACCGACGCCATCGCCGAGCGGGGACGCAAGCTCGGCGGCGCCACGATCCGCTCGATCGGCCATGTCGGCCGGCTGCAGCGGATCGCCGACAACGACGCGGACTTCGTCACGCCCGCCGACATGCTGGCGGAGCTGCGCTCCGACAATGCCGACATGGCGGCGCGGATGCGCGCGATGCACACGCTGTGCGACGAGCATGGCGACGTCGCCACCGCCAGCCTGCTGGAGCCCTGGATCGACGAGGCCGAGGGGCGGGTCTGGTTCCTGTTCGAGGCCGGCCGCCGCGGCTGA